In one Fusarium falciforme chromosome 5, complete sequence genomic region, the following are encoded:
- a CDS encoding Ras-GAP domain-containing protein — protein MNGDASLVGCLVDRLATRLPHRAGTSGQSLQQDDIVHVTRATLVELGNTSISIVVEALLALLEDLARPYSGVAEHPSHVLASELYIVAVIADCCSAHWASLVQDTDSNASPTPPPLDKVIVSRLLDAFKHLLEPIPENYVLPAQTLLDRVSIQNVAIPRPESSSILSDVESIAPPSDEKFGAHLAEMDAHVKTVTEYVTASSWTAAFEYFRSVIYTIRTTAVSQPGTTTAGSFQDAERAALVVLRLLSFFWVDGSKLGLIIQELCSSFLHFRKPYQNTIAVVTPLLVMRWLDRFPREFVQLHQLHKRLDGGADTLFDMAQAATENGRRKGFFYPLQTSLLFLLPDVFEVASNLREAKSSSMVKKVSFLDGLRKALRNRNEQAGYCLVSLLRAARHFDVETDSALVSYALDVQDEVRDAVFRRLASPVDSALFEQDMMTAAFVSLTHLNLDTSVSGFVESCIAPNAPNSFKLAAVQGCSYFAQQPYALRYHELFDTAVPFMRTQLEAENAKATSISSQRSGEGIEMVCSILQFLDASPARLLDDLSADGSDSGFFKSFLLCVLSEEPSVRRLATGVADRLFKGHLEAYRKFDTGRHFGTKELRGELWSRSSKVLLNLCESITFQKDEQGLLELQEYLEARLLLLKHIPELAEVPADASDVVSASSKLETTLLISLCSASITTCQLVTSCIGLFLQECTIVDKHAASAKSSASVLRNGEVFSEISSRAFRFTGLVAFQKRVRGLLRRMVFPTTGILNAWETAFDRWIHLAKDVSTSAIEAVDEKALAEWRNYSGFLASLGGICTADQAIILEEPALGGLRWIDRVSSEHYEEPLLTRYLRLSIQLLACANVRVREAMRDVLASEVSPALYHPLFRALESELEVLFTGALAPVDKAQDSEVVFAEQAASLLRALVERLESPSDLGAASSVHLGALTLNFAKFLDGVSDTPNTLRVKIRVCHLCEVVTKRKEHLNLRDDVRIRNQLLEYIFGWIARPRSPQHGPGSRQDDMARVQKDLDKACLKSLADLTFRLPLQPSDSHTDAGMSEMKSQMFHTYFNRFLSLLNHEPSELTRSDTGMSVAVREEAASNSELAITILSNLLSANIDVGLKHSLNIGYHDNVEIRTAFVKVLYNILIQGTEFSNLTDSAVSEKYEELLELLTSDMSLAISMAVACPSTDVDELSICLLTVFEQRGLIFELLEALIKQEIEDTENEAEILRRGCVATKMLSVYAKWKGASYIRATLQKVLERLMLTSKDLDLELDPARVSTTDELQKNALQLRIVAKVFIDDICASSSNIPPAFRKICHIISNAVVPRFPDAKYTAVGAFIFLRFFCPAIVAPEAEGLVSTAPSKEMRRGLLLIAKVIQNLANNVLFGAKEPYMFPLNDFLTQNIYHVTTFLREISVPPHQLEVQGSTESFDFGSCVALHRFLYDHWDHVRQTLLARERKEFVRASGDVARGRSPVLEPLRNLIANLGPPPLAVSWNRPQVSSNSPPLYSRFQNFMLRNAFRSTESFLTARAVYDGGESKDGLSIICIILRHIETESIDYDTLLYCYLKIASRLWHRPFGLLIDATCYNGRNEPQDDLFKKLELLTPTELSQNLTRIYVYNMNSAFKRCFRRLLRVCTKNENGVFNPKNVEYHLIGSLQDLQAHFHLSQLHLPKETISVVTDTRYVFQPITRLSKSKGKIEVIIKVGSQFVQVTTTKKQEIFAGFRLGTTVNDIFRLGEVDEAPTSIQTEDDSAFGLRADNGKIVMYFTSPKKADVLQTIRGAKAKYGKDNRTHKSVERLIRPQDPRSHLEVVIIQLAWGALQGLQVQLFFQDSLHQRLAPALIDLLDTDSHHGCLDVSVPLDPTRFVVDISKELALTEPQLTSDFLTEFFVGWESFPDEQKPLSLAYMAPWLPGLRTNILANELDGDKGREKVAILFRKLIDVTVQDHALIYALEQSVWPRITQDEILLEIFLDELLKTAMSYGSHDDPLEIISSIVVGIGTVTLRGKILSRLRKALNRSSLRPTKYLPDNAVWAEICILLRFCLALSFDNGVQSQLFLPEIFHIVTMLANTGTQDIRLLVYRLLVNSVHAVCTSFNLEDPKASKLRACLDFLCDPRSDIFTAPPAWPRDGASVSTSQEAGPALSATENLASALFEICSVAAPTVDLANTWRSRWMSLVASTAFQNNPAIQPRAFAVMGCLAREEVDDDLLYQVLVALRNSISRFGEDHNSEMLVSIVTSLSKMMAKLPSASRYGLQLFWLAMSLVRLVPATLFNCTAQFLEAVLANISTGEDFRGSNMAPLLLQGRNPLDEAALPLEEVYGIHFDLENFHFAVCACLARGLTDTMTRQTTMRVLSSFLEMTSAGDDDEEDAAELAQESPYLNLLLARAVGHEELKDSMWAAGINADEIGRTVGSRGLHDIGTMPDDKLLLITAIELVDFQYLEDTVQSRSLSWLNELATARPGVIVNLCGAIRSLLDDTLLHSQNSTTLGNAHTLLRTLSSNPKFSRASRTMSVLTETLDKMGFGGLWRSCSLGSMEEINRDYLDLTEKLIELIII, from the exons ATGAACGGCGACGCAAGCCTGGTCGGCTGTCTGGTCGACAGGCTCGCTACTAGA CTCCCCCATCGAGCTGGCACCAGCGGCCAGAGCCTGCAACAAGACGACATCGTTCACGTTACGAGAGCCACCTTGGTCGAGCTCGGAAACACGTCTAtatccatcgtcgtcgaagCTCTCCTAGCCCTCCTCGAAGACCTTGCGCGCCCATACAGTGGTGTCGCTGAGCACCCTAGCCATGTCCTGGCCTCCGAGCTTTACATTGTCGCCGTGATCGCGGATTGCTGCTCCGCGCATTGGGCCTCGCTGGTCCAAGATACAGATTCCAACGCGAGCCCGACTCCGCCCCCTCTGGACAAGGTCATCGTGAGCCGCCTGCTGGACGCGTTCAAGCATCTCCTCGAACCCATCCCCGAGAACTACGTCCTCCCCGCGCAGACCCTATTGGACCGAGTTTCGATACAAAATGTCGCGATTCCTCGCCCCGAAAGCTCCTCTATCCTGTCCGATGTCGAGAGTATTGCCCCCCCAAGTGACGAGAAGTTCGGGGCCCatctggccgagatggatgcCCACGTCAAGACGGTAACCGAATACGTCACGGCCTCCAGCTGGACTGCTGCCTTTGAGTACTTCAGAAGTGTTATTTACACCATTCGAACTACTGCCGTTTCTCAGCCGGGCACCACTACCGCAGGATCCTTCCAGGATGCCGAGAGGGCAGCTCTTGTAGTTCTGCGACTGCTCTCTTTCTTCTGGGTTGATGGTAGCAAGCTTGGTCTAATCATACAGGAACTCTGTTCTAGTTTCCTCCATTTCCGAAAGCCCTACCAAAATACCATCGCAGTAGTCACTCCTCTTCTGGTTATGAGATGGCTGGACCGATTCCCGCGCGAGTTCGTTCAGCTGCACCAGCTTCACAAGCGCCTCGATGGCGGCGCCGACACTCTTTTCGACATGGCGCAAGCCGCGACTGAGAATGGTAGACGCAAGGGCTTCTTTTACCCACTGCAGACGTCGCTGCTGTTCCTCTTGCCGGACGTCTTCGAGGTTGCGAGCAATCTGCGGGAAGCAAAGAGCAGCAGCATGGTGAAGAAGGTATCGTTCCTCGATGGACTACGGAAGGCGTTGAGAAATCGCAATGAGCAGGCGGGTTACTGTCTCGTGTCCTTGCTCCGCGCTGCTCGGCACTTTGACGTTGAGACCGACTCGGCCCTCGTGAGCTATGCTCTGGATGTTCAGGATGAAGTTCGAGACGCTGTATTTCGCCGCCTCGCATCGCCCGTTGACTCTGCGCTCTTTGAACAAGACATGATGACGGCGGCCTTTGTGAGTCTGACTCACCTTAATCTTGATACTAGTGTTAGTGGTTTTGTCGAATCCTGTATAGCACCCAATGCGCCCAACAGCTTCAAGCTCGCAGCGGTCCAAGGCTGCTCGTATTTTGCGCAACAACCGTACGCTCTGAGGTACCACGAGTTATTTGACACGGCAGTTCCCTTTATGAGAACACAGCTTGAG GCTGAAAACGCCAAGGCGACCAGCATATCGAGCCAGAGGAGCGGCGAAGGGATTGAGATGGTGTGCAGCATCCTCCAGTTCCTGGATGCATCTCCCGCTCGCCTACTGGATGACCTATCTGCGGATGGATCCGACAGTGGTTTCTTCAAATCATTCCTGCTTTGCGTCTTGTCCGAGGAGCCATCTGTGCGGCGGCTTGCGACCGGTGTCGCAGATCGACTCTTCAAGGGTCATCTGGAGGCGTATCGCAAGTTCGACACCGGTCGCCACTTTGGAACAAAAGAGCTCCGAGGCGAACTTTGGAGTCGAAG CTCCAAGGTTTTGCTCAATTTGTGCGAGTCAATCACGTTCCAGAAGGATGAGCAGGGCCTGCTCGAGCTTCAAGAATATCTGGAAGCACGCCTTCTCCTGCTCAAGCACATTCCG GAATTGGCTGAGGTTCCCGCAGACGCGTCGGATGTTGTCAGCGCCTCGTCAAAGCTCGAGACCACCCTCCTCATTTCCCTCTGCTCCGCCAGTATCACGACTTGCCAACTCGTCACCTCCTGTATAGGGTTGTTCCTTCAAGAGTGCACAATCGTCGATAAGCATGCAGCATCGGCCAAATCCTCTGCCTCCGTCCTGCGAAATGGCGAGGTCTTTAGCGAGATCTCGTCACGCGCATTCCGGTTCACTGGACTTGTTGCATTTCAAAAGAGAGTTCGGGGCTTGTTACGTCGCATGGTGTTTCCGACAACTGGAATTCTGAATGCCTGGGAGACCGCCTTTGACCGTTGGATTCACCTCGCGAAGGATGTGTCGACATCAGCCATAGAGGCCGTGGACGAAAAGGCTCTGGCCGAGTGGCGCAACTACTCAGGTTTCCTGGCATCTCTTGGTGGTATCTGCACAGCTGACCAAGCCATCATCCTGGAAGAACCTGCTCTTGGCGGTCTAAGGTGGATTGATCGTGTGTCCTCAGAGCACTACGAAGAGCCTCTTCTCACACGATACCTGAGGTTGAGTATCCAACTCTTGGCTTGTGCCAATGTGAGAGTGCGCGAGGCAATGCGTGACGTGCTCGCAAGCGAGGTATCCCCCGCCCTCTACCATCCTCTGTTCAGAGCCTTGGAGTCAGAGCTGGAGGTCCTATTCACTGGCGCTCTCGCTCCCGTCGACAAAGCTCAAGACAGTGAGGTAGTGTTTGCTGAGCAAGCTGCATCTCTGTTACGGGCTTTGGTGGAGCGACTTGAGAGTCCCTCGGACTTGGGTGCCGCTTCCTCAGTTCACCTGGGCGCCCTCACGCTGAACTTTGCAAAGTTTCTGGATGGCGTTTCTGATACGCCAAACACCCTGAGGGTCAAGATCCGCGTCTGTCACTTGTGCGAGGTTGTCACCAAACGAAAGGAACACCTGAATCTGCGAGATGACGTTCGGATACGAAACCAGCTACTCGAATACATCTTTGGTTGGATAGCGCGCCCTCGCTCGCCACAGCATGGGCCTGGTTCCAGACAAGATGACATGGCCCGGGTTCAGAAGGACCTAGACAAGGCATGCCTCAAGTCGCTGGCCGACTTGACGTTCCGACTGCCATTGCAGCCATCTGACAGCCATACTGATGCCGGGATGAGTGAGATGAAGTCCCAGATGTTCCACACATATTTCAATCGCTTCCTTTCCTTGTTGAATCACGAGCCATCCGAACTCACCAGATCCGACACTGGTATGAGCGTCGCGGTCCGCGAAGAGGCCGCATCCAACTCCGAGTTGGCTATCACAATTCTTTCGAATCTGCTCAGTGCCAACATCGATGTCGGACTGAAGCATTCCCTGAACATTGGCTATCACGACAATGTTGAGATCCGCACAGCATTCGTGAAAGTTCTCTACAACATTCTTATTCAGGGCACTGAATTTAGCAACCTAACGGACTCTGCAGTGAGCGAAAAGTATgaagagcttctcgag TTGTTGACAAGTGATATGTCACTTGCTATCTCTATGGCCGTCGCTTGCCCGAGCACTGATGTCGATGAGCTCTCAATCTGCTTGCTGACCGTGTTCGAGCAACGTGGACTTATCTTTGAGTTGCTTGAGGCCCTCATCAAGCAAGAAATTGAGGACACTG AAAATGAGGCCGAAATCCTGCGACGAGGTTGTGTAGCAACTAAAATGCTCTCTGTTTACGCCAAATGGAAAGGAGCTTCCTACATTCGAGCCACCCTCCAAAAGGTTTTGGAGCGTCTCATGCTCACCTCAAAGGACCTTGATCTGGAACTAGACCCTGCAAGAGTGAGCACAACAGACGAACTGCAGAAGAACGCCTTGCAGCTGCGAATTGTAGCCAAGGTCTTCATCGATGACATCTGTGCTTCATCGTCAAACATCCCACCAGCATTCCGAAAGATTTGCCATATT ATATCCAACGCTGTTGTTCCAAGGTTCCCTGACGCCAAGTATACTGCTGTTGGTGCTTTCATCTTTCTCCGTTTCTTTTGCCCTGCCATCGTTGCCCCGGAGGCCGAGGGCCTTGTATCCACTGCACCTTCAAAGGAGATGCGACGTGGACTGCTCCTTATTGCCAAGGTTATTCAAAACCTCGCCAACAATGTTCTCTTTGGAGCCAAAGAGCCATATATGTTTCCCCTTAACGACTTTTTGACTCAAAACATCTACCACGTCACGACCTTTCTCCGGGAAATCTCGGTGCCTCCTCACCAATTGGAGGTCCAAGGCAGCACAGAGTCCTTTGATTTCGGATCCTGTGTGGCCCTTCATCGGTTCCTCTACGACCACTGGGATCATGTTCGGCAGACACTTCTTGCGCGGGAACGGAAGGAGTTCGTGAGGGCATCTGGAGATGTTGCTCGGGGCCGCTCCCCAGTCTTGGAGCCGCTGAGAAATCTCATTGCAAATCTTGGACCACCACCTCTGGCTGTTTCGTGGAACAGACCCCAAGTTTCCTCGAACAGCCCGCCGCTGTACTCACGGTTTCAGAACTTCATGCTTCGAAACGCCTTTCGAAGTACTGAGTCCTTCCTCACGGCCCGGGCTGTGTATGATGGAGGTGAGAGCAAAGACGGTTTGTCCATCATCTGCATCATCCTTCGTCACATCGAAACCGAGAGTATCGACTATGACACCCTGCTTTACTGTTACCTCAAGATCGCCAGTAGGTTATGGCATCGCCCATTCGGCCTTCTCATTGACGCAACATGTTATAATGGCCGAAACGAGCCCCAAGATGACTTGTTCAAGAAACTGGAGCTTCTCACGCCTACGGAGCTTTCGCAGAACTTGACCCGAATTTACGTCTACAACATGAATAGTGCATTCAAAAGGTGCTTCCGGCGGCTGCTGAGAGTGTGCACCAAAAACGAGAATGGTGTTTTCAATCCGAAGAACGTCGAATATCACTTGATTGGCAGTCTCCAAGACCTGCAAGCACACTTCCACCTCAGCCAGCTCCACCTACCGAAAGAGACGATAAGCGTTGTTACGGATACGCGATACGTCTTTCAACCCATCACTCGCCTGTCCAAGTCAAAGGGCAAGATCGAAGTTATCATCAAGGTCGGAAGTCAATTTGTGCAAGTGACAACGACCAAGAAGCAAGAGATCTTTGCTGGGTTCCGCTTAGGTACCACTGTGAATGATATTTTCCGCCTTGGTGAGGTTGACGAGGCCCCGACATCAATCCAGACTGAAGACGACTCTGCGTTCGGACTGCGAGCAGACAACGGAAAGATCGTGATGTACTTCACGAGCCCTAAAAAGGCGGATGTTCTGCAGACTATCCGGGGCGCCAAGGCGAAGTATGGAAAAGACAACAGGACACACAAGTCGGTTGAACGTCTTATCCGACCACAGGAC CCACGATCACATCTTGAGGTTGTCATCATACAACTTGCTTGGGGCGCTCTGCAGGGCCTTCAAGTTCAGCTCTTCTTCCAGGATAGTTTGCACCAAAGGTTAGCCCCTGCCCTCATCGATCTTTTGGATACAGATTCTCACCATGGCTGTTTAGATGTTTCTGTTCCCCTTGACCCGACTCGCTTTGTTGTAGATATCAGCAAGGAATTAGCACTGACTGAACCCCAACTAACGTCAGATTTCTTGACTGAATTTTTCGTGGGCTGGGAGAGTTTCCCTGATGAGCAAAAACCCTTGAGCCTTGCTTACATGGCCCCTTGGCTGCCCGGCCTACGGACAAACATACTGGCCAATGAGTTAGATGGGGATAAGGGAAGGGAGAAGGTCGCCATTCTGTTCCGCAAACTGATCGACGTCACTGTCCAAGATCATGCTCTCATCTACGCACTCGAGCAGTCAGTGTGGCCAAGGATTACTCAAGATGAGATCTTACTCGAGATATTCCTCGATGAACTCTTGAAGACCGCTATGAGCTATGGCTCGCATGACGACCCCTTGGAAATTATCTCTTCTATCGTGGTTGGTATCGGCACGGTGACATTGCGTGGCAAGATTCTTTCAAGACTTCGCAAAGCGCTGAATCGATCGTCGCTGCGGCCGACGAAGTATCTCCCGGACAACGCAGTCTGGGCCGAGATCTGCATCCTGCTGCGGTTTTGCTTGGCCCTGTCATTCGACAATGGTGTGCAGTCCCAGCTCTTCCTGCCGGAAATTTTCCACATTGTGACGATGCTCGCCAACACTGGTACCCAAGACATTCGACTCCTTGTTTATCGATTGTTGGTGAACTCGGTTCATGCGGTGTGCACATCGTTCAACTTGGAAGACCCCAAGGCCAGCAAGCTTCGGGCATGCCTGGATTTCCTCTGCGACCCTCGCAGTGACATCTTCACAGCCCCTCCGGCTTGGCCCCGCGATGGTGCGTCGGTTTCCACATCCCAGGAAGCCGGCCCGGCACTTTCAGCAACCGAGAACCTTGCGTCAGCCCTGTTTGAAATCTGCTCTGTCGCTGCACCCACTGTGGACTTGGCAAATACTTGGCGGTCAAGGTGGATGAGTCTTGTGGCAAGTACGGCATTCCAGAACAATCCTGCCATCCAGCCTCGGGCCTTTGCTGTGATGGGTTGCTTGGCTCGAGAAGAGGTGGACGATGATCTACTTTACCAAGTTCTTGTGGCTCTGCGCAACAGCATCAGCCGGTTTGGCGAGGACCACAACAGCGAAATGCTGGTCTCCATTGTGACCTCCTTGTCGAAAATGATGGCGAAGCTTCCATCTGCTTCACGCTACGGCCTGCAACTCTTTTGGTTGGCCATGTCACTCGTGCGGCTTGTGCCTGCAACCCTGTTCAACTGTACTGCCCAGTTCCTTGAGGCGGTCCTCGCGAACATTAGCACTGGAGAAGATTTTCGTGGCAGCAACATGGCGCCCCTCCTACTGCAAGGACGAAATCCGCTTGATGAAGCGGCCTTGCCACTTGAAGAGGTGTATGGCATTCACTTCGACTTGGAGAACTTCCACTTTGCTGTTTGTGCTTGCCTGGCGAGGGGCCTCACTGATACGATGACGCGTCAAACAACGATGCGCGTTCTTTCATCCTTCTTGGAGATGACGTCTGCAggagacgatgacgaggaagatgctGCAGAACTTGCGCAGGAATCTCCATACCTCAACCTCTTGTTGGCGCGTGCCGTGGGACATGAGGAACTGAAGGATAGCATGTGGGCTGCCGGTATCAATGCTGACGAGATTGGCCGAACAGTGGGCTCGCGCGGCCTGCATGATATTGGCACCATGCCTGACGACAAGCTGTTGCTCATCACAGCCATCGAGCTTGTCGACTTTCAGTACCTGGAGGACACTGTTCAGTCAAGAAGTCTCAGTTGGCTCAATGAGCTGGCCACTGCCCGGCCTGGTGTGATTGTGAACCT GTGCGGAGCTATAAGGTCCTTGCTAGACGACACTTTGCTGCATAGCCAGAACTCAACAACCCTTGGAAATGCGCACACTTTGCTACGGACCCTCTCGTCCAACCCAAAGTTCTCACGGGCCTCTCGCACAATGTCAGTTCTGACCGAGACATTGGATAAAATGGGCTTTGGCGGCTTGTGGCGATCTTGTTCGCTTGGGTCAATGGAAGAGATCAATCGTGATTATCTTGACTTAACCGAAAAGCTTATAGAG TTGATCATTATCTAG
- a CDS encoding Na-H-Exchanger domain-containing protein gives MPTLNLSELNIVLGVLGAFMVLYGVISVKIKQAWYLGEALPAMVIGIILGPISAKFLDSERWGTAQEGQSEAIALGLMRVVIGIQLVIAGYQLPAKYNVIRWKELTMCLIPVMTLMWLCTTGCILATVPKVSLLAAMVLASCVTCTDPVLSQAVAKGPFADKFVPRYLREIISSEAGANDGFGFPFLMLATYLMRHAFGKADHGESTADVTHMLFARAGDVGRLSGGVGEAFKNWFLETWLYYVIMGIAYGAVVGYSSCRAVKFALRRGWIDEESYLLFPTALGLFLIGTCGAIGTNDLIACTVAGNTLNWDGDFLDETNRRHDEVNSCVDVLLNFGGFMYIGIVIPWADFNDPDGTGVTYPRLIALGVMVLLFRRIPAILALYKLMPAVVKNYKDALFMGYFGPIGVGAVFYLEHVRHLFPHAGEGDEEETNLINALGPVIYWLVFFSIVVHGLSIPALNLIYKRLGVKPIQEDAVEIRRKSLLVATPANAITGDSDTFIAYNRFSRPVFDLPVLPGIQDTQPANVNAGGEYPDCSDDELEKEKKKKPHRRTIRYMV, from the exons ATGCCGACCCTCAACCTGAGCGAATTGAACATTGTGCTGGGAGTTCTAG GTGCTTTCATGGTCCTTTATGGTGTGATATCTGTAAAGATCAAGCAAGCATGGTACCTAGGTGAAGCAT TGCCCGCCATGGTCATTGGCATCATACTGGGACCAATATCAGCAAAGTTCCTGGACAGCGAAAGATGGGGCACGGCGCAGGAGGGACAGTCGGAGGCCATCGCTCTG GGTCTCATGCGTGTCGTGATCGGAATTCAGCTTGTAATTGCTGGCTATCAACTTCCAGCAAAGTACAACGTGATCCGCTGGAAGGAGTTGACTATGTGTCTGATCCCTGTCATGACTCTTATGTGGCTTTGCACCACGGGCTGCATTCTGGCCACTGTTCCTAAAGTCAGCCTGCTCGCCGCAATGGTGCTCGCTTCATGCGTGACCTGCACCGACCCAGTCCTCTCACAGGCTGTTGCCAAGGGACCCTTTGCAGACAAGTTTGTCCCCCGATACCTCCGAGAAATCATTTCTTCCGAGGCTGGAGCAAATGATGGTTTTGGGTTTCCTTTCCTCATGCTGGCTACCTACCTTATGCGCCACGCATTCGGTAAGGCTGACCACGGCGAGAGCACTGCCGATGTCACGCACATGCTTTTCGCTCGAGCCGGCGATGTCGGTCGTCTGAGTGGCGGTGTGGGTGAAGCTTTCAAGAACTGGTTCTTGGAGACTTGGCTTTACTACGTCATCATGGGCATTGCCTATGGCGCTGTGGTGGGGTACTCATCTTGCCGAGCGGTCAAGTTTGCCCTCAGAAG GGGATGGATTGATGAAGAGTCTTACTTGCTCTTCCCGACtgcccttggcctcttcctcattgGCACCTGTGGTGCCATTGGAACCAACGATCTTATCGCTTGCACCGTTGCTGGAAACACCCTGAACTGGGACGGAGACTTCCTCGATGAAACCAACCGCCGACACGATGAAGTCAACTCGTGTGTGGATGTGCTTCTCAACTTTGGCGGGTTCATGTACATCGGCATCGTTATTCCTTGGGCGGACTTTAACGACCCCGACGGTACCGGCGTGACCTACCCACGACTGATTGCGCTCGGTGTCAtggtcctcctcttccgacGCATTCCGGCAATCCTTGCGCTGTATAAACTTATGCCTGCGGTCGTCAAAAACTACAAAGACGCTCTATTCATGGGCTACTTTGGCCCCATTGGAGTCGGCGCGGTCTTCTACCTGGAGCACGTTCGTCACCTGTTCCCACATGCGGGAGaaggcgacgaggaagagacgAACCTTATCAACGCTCTGGGACCCGTCATTTACTGGCTGGTGTTCTTTTCAATAGTTGTCCACGGCCTGTCTATTCCTGCACTCAATCTCATCTACAAACGTCTCGGTGTCAAGCCGATCCAGGAAGATGCTGTCGAGATCCGACGAAAGTCGCTGTTGGTCGCTACGCCTGCCAACGCTATCACCGGCGATTCGGACACCTTCATTGCCTACAACCGCTTCAGCCGACCGGTGTTTGACCTTCCTGTCCTGCCTGGGATCCAGGACACGCAGCCGGCAAACGTCAATGCGGGAGGCGAATATCCCGACTGCTCTGACgatgagctggagaaggaaaagaagaagaagcctcaTCGACGAACTATTCGTTATATGGTATAG